In one window of Oncorhynchus gorbuscha isolate QuinsamMale2020 ecotype Even-year linkage group LG23, OgorEven_v1.0, whole genome shotgun sequence DNA:
- the LOC124011018 gene encoding protein chibby homolog 1-like, protein MKSIREEWQEEWGRSKHGARTRDEPERRPKISIFREMWDKLGTPSTALRSPGNWNPKLPPARLDASLSSLYNLDFNSRETELGPDYAPLALTLGGHSLIFQEGQWLLQQTPQGAKVRSPKAGDRTRIRRLKNKNRELQEENNALKIRVELLMDMLAETTARLQGSDPGEGGSQDSLAVPQTPQMKRASFQIRSTKRKS, encoded by the exons ATGAAAAGCATCAGAGAGGAGTGGCAGGAGGAGTGG GGCAGGAGCAAACACGGCGCAAGAACCCGAGATGAGCCAGAGCGCCGCCCCAAGATATCCATATTCAGAGAGATGTGGGATAAACTGGGGACCCCGTCGACGGCCCTCCGCTCCCCAGGCAACTGGAACCCCAAACTCCCACCCGCCAGGCTCGATGCCTCCCTTTCTTCACTCTACAACCTTGACTTCAACTCCCGTGAAACCGAGCTGGGGCCCGATTACGCCCCTCTGGCCCTCACCCTGGGGGGCCACAGCCTCATCTTCCAGGAGGGCCAGTGGCTGTTGCAGCAGACGCCCCAAGGGGCCAAGGTCCGGAGTCCAAAGGCAGGGGACCGAACCCGCATCCGCCGCCTGAAGAATAAGAACCGGGAGTTACAGGAGGAGAATAATGCCCTGAAGATCCGGGTGGAACTGTTGATGGACATGCTGGCAGAGACCACAGCCCGGCTTCAGGGCTCTGATCCTGGGGAGGGGGGCAGCCAGGACAGCCTAGCAGTACCACAAACACCCCAGATGAAAAGGGCAAGCTTCCAGATACGTTCTACTAAAAGAAAGTCCTAA
- the ltc4s gene encoding leukotriene C4 synthase, which produces MLDQVVLIAGVTVLGVLEQAYFSLQVIYARRKYSVSPPSTSGPPEFERVFRAQANCSEYFPIFIIILWVSGLFFSQGLSALCGLLYLYGRYQYFRGYAKSAHGRLAPLYFSAKVLWVLIGFSVLGILGSMCRFYLDLDLKQLASSVLDLTEEEGGGP; this is translated from the exons ATGCTGGATCAGGTAGTGCTCATTGCAGGAGTAACGGTGTTGGGTGTGTTAGAGCAAG CTTACTTCTCTCTACAGGTGATTTACGCCAGACGCAAGTACTCGGTCTCCCCACCCAGCACCTCAGGGCCTCCAGAGTTTGAGAGAGTCTTCAGAGCTCA AGCCAACTGCTCTGAATATTTCCCAATCTTCATCATCATCCTATGGGTGTCTGGACTCTTCTTCAGCCAAG GTCTGTCAGCACTATGTGGGCTCCTATACCTGTACGGGCGCTACCAGTACTTCAGGGGCTATGCTAAATCGGCACATGGACG ACTAGCCCCTCTGTATTTCAGTGCCAAGGTTCTGTGGGTTCTGATCGGGTTCTCCGTCCTGGGGATTCTGGGTTCTATGTGTCGGTTCTACCTGGATCTGGACCTGAAGCAGCTCGCCAGCTCTGTCCTCGACCTGACTGAGGAAGAGGGTGGGGGACCTTAA